DNA from Phocoena phocoena chromosome 1, mPhoPho1.1, whole genome shotgun sequence:
CCAGTCTTAGGAGAAACCAAAGCTCAAGATGGACGGGGCAGCCCCTAGCCCCTTCAACAAAGCCAGGGGTTCCCAGGGTCACAAAACAGCAGGTAGCAAAACCGAACTCCATCTTGGGAGAATTAAATGGGCCTGGTGTGGGTGGCCATTCTCATTAAGTTCTCTGTCCACCTTCTCCAGTCCCAAGCTTCTCTGGGCCCCCAGAGTCCAGCACAGTAATGCTAATTTTACTGGAGAACCAAGGAGAGTGTTGGGGAGACGGATGAGGGCAGAGCCTGAGCAGAAAGGCGGCCCTGAAAGGGATCATGACCAGCAAGAAATGGGGGAAGGGCTTGGTGTCCAGGGAGAAGAAAGCGGAGTCGGAAGGGCAGGCCCCTGGGGCTGGGTCCAAGTGAGGAGGCAGCAGAAGGGAAGATGCCTTTGGATGAGGCGGAGCAGCGGGCGGGCCCGATCCGACGTGATAAACATACACTGGCCGGAGTGGAAAGAACAGTTTATGCTGTGCTTTATTAAAATGTGCAtcgttcttttattttaaaatgtgcatcatTGTCTCCTGCTCGGCGCGCGCGATCTCAGCGTGGTGGCCTGCGGCGGGCCTCGTACACGCCCGGCTCCCGCGGAGCTGTCGTGCGCAGGCGCACTCAGGTGGCGCGGACCCGGGGGCTCCCGCCCAAGGCCAGGTAGACGTCGATGGGCACGTGCAGCAGCGTCAGGCAGTGCCAGCCGGGGCAGCGTCGAAGCGGCCTGGGGAAAGCGGGGTGCGACAGGGGGCGCTGAGGCGGGGCAGGCTCATCCTGTACGGGACGCATCGGGGAGTGCACTTGGGGTCCCTGAGGTTCGGGCGTGGATGTGGGACCTTACGTGGGGCGGGGTTGGGGCGGTCGGGGGACGGAAAGTGGGCCGGGGTGGGGCGGCGGGGAGGAGCGCTGGCCTCACCTGACCGGGTTGTGCTCCGTAGCTACCCGCTCCGGGCTGTCCTGGGTCTCGCGGGGGAAGGCAAGGCCAGGGGAGTCTCCGGCCTCAATGGGGAATCTCCGACCCTGCGGGGGCTCCTGGGCACTCATGTCCGAGGCGCTCTGAGCGGGAGTGGCGGTCAGGCAGCTCGCGGGCCGCCGGGCGCCCCCTCCCCGCGCCAGCCCCGTGGGCCGTCGCTTACCTGCCGGAGGCCGAGACCGGTCCCAGGCAGGAAGTAGCTGCCCGAGCCCTGGCCGCGAGAGGACGCTCCGGTCCAGGCGGAGCCGGGCAGGTGTCTGTGGCGCGCCCGGGGCCCGGGCGTCGAGGGGGAGGGCTGCATTGTGACCCGGGCCTTGGCGCGCTGACCTTATAGAACCCGTTCCTCCCGCCGGGGAACCCCACGCCGCGCCGGCACTTAGCGCGGCGCGAGCCGGTACTTGGAGGGCTCTTGCCATGGGTCGCGCAGACCCCCAGCTGCCCGTTGTGGGGAGCAGGAGGCTGTGTCCACAGAAAGGAGCCTGGCATCCCGGGCAGCGCGCAGACGTCCGGAGCGCCCCCCACAGGCGGGGCTGCGACTCACTACCTGGCGCGGGGGCTGAGCGCAGCGGTGACTTAACCTGTTCtgggtttggtggtggtggtgagggcagGCAGGGGGCATTGCCAATTTTGGCCAAGGGTCACACAACACCTACATCACAATTGGGCCAGAGTTTTAAAATGTCTgaccccctccctctccaccacccACGGCTTGTGTGTCCAGACGGGGAATGTTCTAGCGCTGGGGGCGGCTGCGGATGAAAAGGAGCAGGCCAAGAGCGATGGTGGAGTAGAGCTGCCTCGCAGAGGCAGCATGAGCTGAGAGGGtgataggaaggaaggaggtgcTAGACAGCATGGAGGGCTTTCTGCTCTCCAATGGGTACCGGCTGGGCAAGACCATTGGGGAAGGGACCTACTCAAAAGTCAAAGAAGCAGTTTCCAAAAAACACCAAAGAAAAGTGGCGATTAAAATTATAGACAAGATGGGAGGGCCAGAAGGTGAGCTGGGGCCCCTTTGGAGGAAGTGAGGGCTGGCTGAGGTGGGTGGGTGCGTGCTTCCTCCAGTCAGAAGGatcattccctcctcccctttaGTCTGGAACCAAGGAAAGCAAAACTGTGGCTCTGGGGTAGGTCAGTGGGGAACAGAGGGATGCTGGGAGTCCAGGAAAACCACACCCTCTAAAATCCAAGATTAAAGTGGCAGGAGGTGAAGGATCCTCAGAAGCAGAGCCGGAGACCACAAGGCCTTTCCTATTTCAGGAGGGGAACAGAGACTGGCAAGGCCATGGCCACGGCTAGCAGAGGGCAGGAGCTGGAGCCAACAAAGGCAGAGATGGGGAAAAGACAGGGCTCATGGAAAGAACTGTGGGTCAGGAAGCAGACGTGAGAGGAGCGGGCTTACCACGCTGTGGGCAAATCAGGCCTCGTAACTGAGATTCAATAGCCTTGTCTAAAAGTCCGATAGTCTAAAAACCTAAAAGCACTTTGATATCCGTGGTCTCACAGGCTGCTCACAACAGTCCCTGAGCTGACAGGGAGTAGTTCCTTTCAGTAATATATTAACTACAAAAACAATAGAGGTGAACATTCTTTGCAGTGTCCAAGCAGACAGACATTAAAGACTATGAAAGGGAACCAAGGCACAAGACCCAGACATAGTGGGGAGATAGGCAGACAGAAGTTGGAAGGCAGCAGACAGGAGGGAGGAGTTAGGCCCTTCTGGACTTGATGCTCCATCTCTTTTCGCTTGTTTCCGTAGAGTTTATCCAGAGATTCCTGCCTCGGGAGCTCCAGATCGTCCGTACCCTGGACCACAAGAACATCATCCGAGTGTATGAGACGCTGGAGTCTGCAGACGGGAAAATCTACCTGGTGATGGAGCTGGCTGAAGGAGGGGATGTCTTTGACTGTGTGCTGAATGGGGGGCCACTGCCCGAGAGCCGGGCCAAGGCCCTCTTCCGTCAGATGGTCGAGGCCATCCGCTACTGCCATGGCTGTGGTGTGGCTCACCGGGACCTCAAGTGCGAGAACGCTTTGTTGCAGGGCTTCAACCTGAAGCTGACAGACTTTGGCTTCGCCAAGGTGTTGCCCAAATCATGCCGGGAGCTGAGCCAGACCTTCTGCGGCAGCACAGCCTATGCCGCCCCAGAGGTACTTCAGGGTATTCCCCACGATAGCAAGAAGGGTGACGTCTGGAGCATGGGCGTGGTCCTGTACGTCATGCTCTGTGCCAGCCTACCTTTTGATGACACAGACATCCCCAAGATGCTGTGGCAGCAGCAGAAGAGGGTGTCCTTCCCCACTCATCTGGGCATCTCAGCTGAATGCCAGGACTTGCTCAAGCGGCTCCTGGAACCAGACATGATCCTCCGGCCTTCAATCGAAGAAGTTAGTTGGCATCCATGGCTAGCAAGCACTTGATAAAAGCAATGGCAAGTCCTCCCCAGTAAAGTAGGGGGAGAAAGC
Protein-coding regions in this window:
- the FAM229A gene encoding protein FAM229A isoform X1; this encodes MARALQVPARAALSAGAAWGSPAGGTGSIRSARQGPGHNAALPLDARAPGAPQTPARLRLDRSVLSRPGLGQLLPAWDRSRPPAGKRRPTGLARGGGARRPASCLTATPAQSASDMSAQEPPQGRRFPIEAGDSPGLAFPRETQDSPERVATEHNPVRPLRRCPGWHCLTLLHVPIDVYLALGGSPRVRAT
- the FAM229A gene encoding protein FAM229A isoform X2 is translated as MQPSPSTPGPRARHRHLPGSAWTGASSRGQGSGSYFLPGTGLGLRQSASDMSAQEPPQGRRFPIEAGDSPGLAFPRETQDSPERVATEHNPVRPLRRCPGWHCLTLLHVPIDVYLALGGSPRVRAT
- the TSSK3 gene encoding testis-specific serine/threonine-protein kinase 3, whose product is MEGFLLSNGYRLGKTIGEGTYSKVKEAVSKKHQRKVAIKIIDKMGGPEEFIQRFLPRELQIVRTLDHKNIIRVYETLESADGKIYLVMELAEGGDVFDCVLNGGPLPESRAKALFRQMVEAIRYCHGCGVAHRDLKCENALLQGFNLKLTDFGFAKVLPKSCRELSQTFCGSTAYAAPEVLQGIPHDSKKGDVWSMGVVLYVMLCASLPFDDTDIPKMLWQQQKRVSFPTHLGISAECQDLLKRLLEPDMILRPSIEEVSWHPWLAST